GTACTCGCGGTTCTGGGCGATCGTTTCGGCCTCGTCACAGTGTCCGGCGATCCGATCGACGCGTCCGGGATCCCCCGGAATGAGGGCGATGTCTGCGACGTCCCCGTCGTCGACCAGCAGGTGTGGTTGCGTTGCCATACCCCCGCGTTCCGGCGGCGACGAGAAAAAAGGTTCTACTGCCGGACACCGATCGGCGACGTCGATCCGCGACTCGCGATCGGGCCGTCACTGATCTGCGATCCATCCCGCCCCGTAGTTCCCCCGGTCCCGCCGTCAGTTCGTCGGTCGCACCTCCACCCGATCGGGTGTGATCGTCATCGTCAGGTCGTCGGCGTCGATTTCGACGGATCCGGTCGATCGGGCGCTCCCGTTGCAGGTGTCGGCGAAGAGGGCGTCGAGCGCTTCCGGATCGACGTAGTCGTAGAGTCGCGTGCTGGCGGCCGTGACGTCTTCGTCGTGATAGCGTGCCAGCGCCGTCGCGGCGGCGATACTCGGCGGTTCGTCTGGACTCGGCTCGTAGCGGATGCGGCGACCGAACGCGCACCCGTGGGACGTGCTTCTCCTTCGTTCCGTCATGTCTCTCTGTCACGTCTCCGTGACGTTCTACTCGAGTGAGCAACGGCGCAGCTGATATAAGTGTCGTCAGACAGCAACCCCTGAGAACCGCCAGGAGGCGACGGAATCTCCTATTCCGATTTCGGTACCCGTCCCTTCAAAACCGATCGGCCAGGAACGCCTCGACGTCCGATCGCGTCGGGGCGCTGCGAGCCCCCTCCTGCGCCGCGGTGAGCGCCCCGCAGGCGTTCCCGAACTCGAGCGCTCGCTCGACGTCGGCGCCGGCGAGGTCCTGCCCGCCGTCGCCCAGTACGGTTGCGATGAATCCCGCGGCGAACGCGTCACCCGCCCCGGTCGTGTCCCGGGGATCGACGTCGAACCCCGGATGGGCGTACGAGCCGTTCGGCGTGTGCACCGCCGCACCGTCGCCGCCGTACTTGACGACGACGATCCGATCGCTGAAGTCCGACTCGACGTACTCGCCCTCGAGCACCGCCTCGGCCTCGCGATCGTTCGCGAAGACGACGTCGGCCGCCGCCAGCGCCTCGCCGTAGTTGCGGTCGCCGAGTCGTCGGCCGGGATCGAAACTGACGGTGACCCTGGCCTCGCTGGCGATCCGGGCGATCGCGGCGGCGGTGTCCGGCCGCTGCCCGGTGAGGTGGACGAGGTCGACCGATCGGATGCGCTCCCGATCGAGATCCGCGGGGCCGACCGCCTCGTTGACGCCGTCGTTTCCCAGCACGGCGACCTCGCCGTCGTCGTCGACCAGCAGGTACTTGACGGCCGTCGAGGCGTCCTCGACGATCCGGACGCCGTCGAGCGAGACGCCCGCGTCCTCGAGTTCGCGTCGCGCCAGCAGGCCGTTGTCGTCGTCGCCGACGCTCCCGATCAGCCCGGCCTCGACGCCGAGTCCCGCGAGGGCGGCCGCGACGTTCGCGGCGCTACCGCCGCCGGACTGGTGCTGTGAGCGGATCGCCGATTCGCCGTCGGCGACCGGGAGTCGATCGACGCGCAGCGTCACGTCCCAGTTGACGTGACCCGCAGTGAGCACGGAGAGCATAATAATATCGGGACGTCGACCTCCGGCGGGAAAAGTCTAGCCGAGCGTAAACAGCAGGAGGTTGTGGACGCCCGGTCCGAGCCCCACCGCGGCGATCAGTCCGAGGATCGTCCGTCCCTGCCGGGGCGTTTCCTGGACGTACTCCTTGAACAGGCCGAGGATCAGGAGCGAGAGCACCACTTTCACGAGGACGAACAGCCAGCCGCTACCGATGTACGCGGCCGTCGGGAGGCTCCCGCCGGCCTCGAGAAGCAGTCGGGACAGCGGGACGGTCTCTGCGGTGCCGAGCACGTCGTAGCCGATCGCGGTCGAGACGCCGTCCAGGGTGTGGCTGAAGACGACGAGCGCCCCGGTGATGCTCGTGACGGCGGCGACCTCGGTGAACCAGAGGCTGAGCGCGAGCCACGCGATCGCCGTCACGATGCCGGTGACGACGACCGCGATGACCGGCCAGAACGGATCGAGCACCCCCTCGCCCCACCGACTGACGACGGCGAACGTCGCGAACGCGACGAAAAACGCCGTCCCGGTGACGCCGACGAACCGGGCGATCGATCGCTGGAGGCCGGCCGCGTAGAGGAACGACCCGAGCAGCCAGATCCCGCCCGCGAGGGTCGCCGTCACGAGGTAGACGCTCGGCGTAGTGAACAGGACCGCGATCCCGTCCGGGTACGCATCGATCTGGTAGAGGACGTGGAGCGTCGACCCGAACATCATCCACGGCGCGAACGCGAGCACCGTCAGGTCGGTCACCGGTGGATCGACGGTCCACAGCAGCGTGACGACACCCCCCAGTACGACGAGAAGCGGCACGAGAAAATACCACGGCGGGAGCGCGAATCCCTCGGGCAATACCATATCCCATACGACCTCAGACCAGTAACTAACACGTTTCGATTATCACCGACTCGGTGATACGACGCGGCCAATCGTCCGGAGCGATCGGTATCTGTCGGGGCTACGGCTCCCACGGCTCGCCGGTCGTCTCGCCGAACAGGTCCCGCATCAGCGTCACGATACTTTCGGGCGGGAACTGCCCCCGCTCGGTGACGATCGCGTCGACGTACCGCGGCGGCGTGACGTCGAAGGCGGGGTTCTCGACGACCAGTCCCTCGTCGTCCGATCGCTCGCCGGTGACGTCCGCGCGCTCCGCGTCCGGGAGCACCTCCGACTCGTCGCGCATCTCGATCGCGACGGTGTGGCCGGTCATCGTGTCGGGGTGGAGTTTGATCGTCTGGGCGGCGACCATCACCGGGACGCCGCGTTCGCGGGCGTTGACGGCCAGGCCGCTGGTCCCGATCTTGTTGATGACGCCGCCGTCGGCGGCGATGCTGTCGGCCCCGACGAGGACGTGATCCGCGTCGTCCAGGTACCGACGCGCCGCGTTGTCGACGATCAGCGTCACCGGCACGCCCCACTCCCGGAGCTGGCGGGCCGTGATGTGGCCCTGCTTTCGCGGTCGGGTCTCTTTGACGATCGCCTCGACGTGTTTGCCGGCGTCGAGCGCGGCCTCGATACACGAGAGCGCGTCCGTCGAGTGACAGTGGGTCATCACCACGTCGCCGTCCCGGAGCCGGTTGGCCCCGACCTTCCCCAGCTGGTCCTGGGCCTGCTCGAGTTCGGTCCTGAACTCCTCGGCACGGGCGATCGTCGAGGCCCGGAGTTCGGAGACGGTGTCACCCGCCATCCCGCGGAGGACGTACCGGAGGGCGTTCGGGAGGCTGACGGCGGTCGGGCGGGTCTCGTAGAGTACCTTCGCGGCGGCCCGCAACTCATCCCGGAAGGCCGCCGGATCGGCGGCGTCGGTCCGATCGGCCTGCGTGGCGAGCGCGTCGGCCGCCGCGTCGGCGATCGTCGCCGCGCCGCGGATCTCCATCGTCGCGATGTCCTCGGCCGTCTCGGCGACGACGGGATCGACGGCTGGCTGGTCCTCGTCCATGCGAGCCAGTAGCAGGTCGCGATCAATAAGCATCCGGGCGGCGATCCGCAGGGCTCGTCGATTCGACGGGGAACGCTCGGAATCCGACTCCGGGCGGTGAACGACCGATCGGATTTTTGAGGGCGGGACGAGTCCACCCCGTATGGACCGGAGCGAACTCGCGCCGCTGATCGATCACACCGTGCTCGGCCCCGAGACGACCCCCGGAGACGTCCGGCGGGTGCTCGACGAGGCCGCCGAGTACGGGATGAACGCCTGTATTCCGCCCTACGCCGTCGAGGAGGCCGCGGGCTACGCACCCGAGGTGACGATCGCGACCGTCGTCGGCTTTCCCCACGGCCAGCAGAGCCACGACGTGAAGCGACGCGAGGGGGTCCTCGCCTGGAAAGCGGGGGCCGACGAACTCGACGCCGTGATCAACGTCGGCCGTCTCAAGGCCGGCGAGGACGACGTCGTCCGGGCCCAGATCGCGGAACTCGTCGCCGCCGTCCCGATCCCGGTCAAGGTCATCATCGAAACCGCTCTCCTGACCGACGCGGAGAAACGTCAGGCCTGCGAGGCCGCCGTCGAGGCCGACGCCGCGATGGTCAAGACTTCGACGGGATTCGCCGACGGGGGTGCGACGATCGCGGACGTCGAACTCATGAGCGAGTTCCTCCCCGTCAAGGCAAGCGGCGGCGTCGGCAGCTACGACGAGGCGATCGCCATGCTCGAAGCCGGGGCCGAGCGGATCGGGGCCTCGAGCGGCGTCGAGATCGTCTCCGGGGCACCGACGAGGGAGTAGGGCCCGAAGCCGGATCCGGTACAGGGGCGAGACCGAACGCGGAACCGACTGTGGGATCGCGGTACTGGTCGCTCCCGGATCGATCGCGGAACCGGACGATCCCGGCAGGATCGCCCGCGGAACCCAACGGTTTTTCTCCGAACGTGGTCACTATGAGCCTATGCTCGATCCGGTTCGAGTGCGGGTTCGCGCACTCGCCGATCGTCTCCGGCGGTTCGAGCGGCGGGAACTCGACGCGTTCGTGCGGTGGATCGAACGCACGGGGAACCTGCTTCACCTCTCGGTGCTCGTGTTCGTCCCGCTATTGATCGCCGTGGTCACCTGGCTGTCGAACGTGACGGTCGCGGTCTCGTTTCTCCTGTTCCCGCCGCTGGCCTCCGGAACGTACACGCTCTTTGCCGATCCCGAGGGCCGGTACTCCACGCCCGGGAAGTTCGTCGGCGGGATGACCGTGGGGGCACTCTGTGGCTGGTTCGCCCTCGAACTGGCGGCGGTGGTGGGCCTGAACGGCGGCCCCATCAGCGCGTCCGGTGCCGCCCTGAGCGTCTTCTTCACCGGCGTCGCGACCTGGGCGCTCGACCTGGAGGAACCCACGGCGTTTTCGACCGCACTGCTCGTCCTCGTCACCGGCAACGCGAAGATCGCGTACGTCCTCGGGATCGTCGTCTCGAGTGCGTTCGTCGCGGCCACCTTCGCGCTCTGGCGCGATCGCTTCTACCAGCAGCGGGCCCGCTATCTCTACCAGACGACCAACGCCGACGATCACGTGCTCGTCCCGATCGACGACTCGGGAACTGTCGCGCGGTTCGCGGCCGAACTCGCCGGCGCACACGAGGCCGGCAAGGTCGTCCTCTTCGGCGTCGCCGGGGCGGTCCGGGCCGACGACCCCGACCCCGAATCCGACACCGGCGAAGCGGAGACGACCGCCGAACGCGAGGCCGACGACACGGTCCAGGAACTCGAGTCGCTCGCGGACGACCTCCGGGCCGAGTACGACGTCCCCTGCGAGGTCGTCGTCGCGGAGGGCGATCGACGCTCGTCGGGGCTCGTTCTCCGGACCGCCCGACAGAACAACTGTGACCTCATCGTCGCGCCGTACGAGGAGGGCGATCGAGGCGGGCTCTCGTCGTTCATCCGCGGCCTGTTCGACAGCGAGATCGACGTCATCGCGTTCCGCTCGAGCGACGATCGCCGCCGGTGGCGACGCGGGCTGGTCGCGGTCCGGGGCGCCGGCGACACCGCTCGCACGATGGTCGACTTCGCGTTGCGACTCACCGAACCCGGCTGGCCGACCAGCGTCGCGACTTGCATCGACGACGAGTCGCGCCGGCGGAGCGCGGAGAACACCCTCGCAGACCTCGTCGATGCCTTCTCGGGTCGGTTCGAGACCCACGTCGTCACCGAGTCGGTCGAGGCGTACCTCTCGCGCGTGGCACCCCGGTACGACGTGCTCTTCGTCGGCTCGAGCACCGACCGATCGGCGGCCTCGCGGTTCGTCTCACCGCCGACGTTCCGGAACCTCGGGGATCTCGACACCGACGTCGCGATCGTTCACCGGGGTCGGCGTCGGTAGCCGCTCACGGGCCGCGTGTCGCATCGGAGGGAGCTGCTTTCACTCCGTGCCCATGATCCGATCGATCAGGTCCGTCTCGTCGCTCCCGAGCGCCGATCGGACGAGCAGGTGACCGCCCAGCACCGCCGGACTGATGACCGTGTCCGCACCCGCCCGATCGAGCTTTCTGGTGTTCTCGCGATCGGTCGCGGCGGCGACGATCCGGGCGTCGGTCGACAGTTGACGAGCAGTGAGAATCGCCAGCGCATCCTGTGCGTCGTGTTTCGTCGCGACGACGACCGCCGAGGCCCGCTCGATCTTCGCGCGCTGGAGGGGTTCCTCGTCGCTCGGGTCGCCGGTGACGACCGGTAGATTCCGATCGGTGAGGTCAGTCGTCGCGTCGCGATCGTTCGTCACGACGACGAACTGCTGATCGCTGCGTGCGAGTTCGTCGACGATCGGTTCCGTCAGGTCGCCGTAGCCGAGGACGAGGATGTGATCCTCGAGGACTTCGAGTTCTGATTCGGTCATCTTTCCGAGTGTTTTCGAGATTTTGGCCTGGATCGCCGGGCCGACGAGGGCTCCGATGGCGATACCGAAGCTGGCGACGCCGAGGACGAGGACGGACATCGTGAACAGCATCGCCTCGGTCGACGTCGGGTCCGGCGTGATGTCTCCGTAGCCGACCGTACTCGACGTGATCAGGGTGAAGTAGAACGCGTCGAGGATGTTGGTGATCCCCTCGAAGTCCTCGCGGAGCGCGTAGCCGCCGATGGTGCCGTACAGCTGGACCCCGATGAGGGCCGATCCGGCGGCGATCTGGGTCGTCGAGAGGGACAGGGAGTTGTCGAACCGATCGCGAGTGAGCAACAGGACGGGGATCGAGACGATCGAGAGGACGATCAGCGGCACGGAGTACTCGCTCGTCTGGAGGAGCCCCTGCGCCGCGGTCAGCGGCAACAGCAGGAGCGACGCCCACCAGCCGACGCGGAGGCCGCGCCTGAGCGCGAGCGCGCTCCCGACCATCAGGAACCCGGTGAGCGCGCCGGTAAAGCCCGCGGCCTCCTGGACGGCGTCGGGGACGTACCCGGCCCAGGGGCCGTAGACGGTATCGATCCCGATGTTGACCACCGCAGTGGCGACCGAGAGCAGGGCGACCGTCAGGACGAGCAACACCGCCGCTCGCACCGTGAGCACTCGTGGCCAGTTGTCCGGGAGACGCGATCGACCCGGCCGCTCGTCGTCCATACACGCCGGTGGGCGATGCCGTCAGTTAACTCTTTCAAACCCGTCTCCGGTCGAACGGAACGCACGATCGACCCTCGACGGGGGACGAGGCCATCCGCCCCACGACCGGCCCGACGACTGCCGTCGAGACCGGGCCGGGACCGGGACCTGCCGGTACTGGTTTACCCGTCCCGGTCCACCTGCCCACAATGACGCTCCCAGTCGAGATTCTACTCGGCGTCTATCTCG
This region of Halosolutus amylolyticus genomic DNA includes:
- a CDS encoding HalOD1 output domain-containing protein, with the protein product MTERRRSTSHGCAFGRRIRYEPSPDEPPSIAAATALARYHDEDVTAASTRLYDYVDPEALDALFADTCNGSARSTGSVEIDADDLTMTITPDRVEVRPTN
- a CDS encoding carbohydrate kinase family protein, whose amino-acid sequence is MLSVLTAGHVNWDVTLRVDRLPVADGESAIRSQHQSGGGSAANVAAALAGLGVEAGLIGSVGDDDNGLLARRELEDAGVSLDGVRIVEDASTAVKYLLVDDDGEVAVLGNDGVNEAVGPADLDRERIRSVDLVHLTGQRPDTAAAIARIASEARVTVSFDPGRRLGDRNYGEALAAADVVFANDREAEAVLEGEYVESDFSDRIVVVKYGGDGAAVHTPNGSYAHPGFDVDPRDTTGAGDAFAAGFIATVLGDGGQDLAGADVERALEFGNACGALTAAQEGARSAPTRSDVEAFLADRF
- a CDS encoding DUF63 family protein, giving the protein MVLPEGFALPPWYFLVPLLVVLGGVVTLLWTVDPPVTDLTVLAFAPWMMFGSTLHVLYQIDAYPDGIAVLFTTPSVYLVTATLAGGIWLLGSFLYAAGLQRSIARFVGVTGTAFFVAFATFAVVSRWGEGVLDPFWPVIAVVVTGIVTAIAWLALSLWFTEVAAVTSITGALVVFSHTLDGVSTAIGYDVLGTAETVPLSRLLLEAGGSLPTAAYIGSGWLFVLVKVVLSLLILGLFKEYVQETPRQGRTILGLIAAVGLGPGVHNLLLFTLG
- a CDS encoding ribose 1,5-bisphosphate isomerase; protein product: MDEDQPAVDPVVAETAEDIATMEIRGAATIADAAADALATQADRTDAADPAAFRDELRAAAKVLYETRPTAVSLPNALRYVLRGMAGDTVSELRASTIARAEEFRTELEQAQDQLGKVGANRLRDGDVVMTHCHSTDALSCIEAALDAGKHVEAIVKETRPRKQGHITARQLREWGVPVTLIVDNAARRYLDDADHVLVGADSIAADGGVINKIGTSGLAVNARERGVPVMVAAQTIKLHPDTMTGHTVAIEMRDESEVLPDAERADVTGERSDDEGLVVENPAFDVTPPRYVDAIVTERGQFPPESIVTLMRDLFGETTGEPWEP
- the deoC gene encoding deoxyribose-phosphate aldolase, translated to MDRSELAPLIDHTVLGPETTPGDVRRVLDEAAEYGMNACIPPYAVEEAAGYAPEVTIATVVGFPHGQQSHDVKRREGVLAWKAGADELDAVINVGRLKAGEDDVVRAQIAELVAAVPIPVKVIIETALLTDAEKRQACEAAVEADAAMVKTSTGFADGGATIADVELMSEFLPVKASGGVGSYDEAIAMLEAGAERIGASSGVEIVSGAPTRE
- a CDS encoding HPP family protein; amino-acid sequence: MLDPVRVRVRALADRLRRFERRELDAFVRWIERTGNLLHLSVLVFVPLLIAVVTWLSNVTVAVSFLLFPPLASGTYTLFADPEGRYSTPGKFVGGMTVGALCGWFALELAAVVGLNGGPISASGAALSVFFTGVATWALDLEEPTAFSTALLVLVTGNAKIAYVLGIVVSSAFVAATFALWRDRFYQQRARYLYQTTNADDHVLVPIDDSGTVARFAAELAGAHEAGKVVLFGVAGAVRADDPDPESDTGEAETTAEREADDTVQELESLADDLRAEYDVPCEVVVAEGDRRSSGLVLRTARQNNCDLIVAPYEEGDRGGLSSFIRGLFDSEIDVIAFRSSDDRRRWRRGLVAVRGAGDTARTMVDFALRLTEPGWPTSVATCIDDESRRRSAENTLADLVDAFSGRFETHVVTESVEAYLSRVAPRYDVLFVGSSTDRSAASRFVSPPTFRNLGDLDTDVAIVHRGRRR
- a CDS encoding NAD-binding protein; protein product: MDDERPGRSRLPDNWPRVLTVRAAVLLVLTVALLSVATAVVNIGIDTVYGPWAGYVPDAVQEAAGFTGALTGFLMVGSALALRRGLRVGWWASLLLLPLTAAQGLLQTSEYSVPLIVLSIVSIPVLLLTRDRFDNSLSLSTTQIAAGSALIGVQLYGTIGGYALREDFEGITNILDAFYFTLITSSTVGYGDITPDPTSTEAMLFTMSVLVLGVASFGIAIGALVGPAIQAKISKTLGKMTESELEVLEDHILVLGYGDLTEPIVDELARSDQQFVVVTNDRDATTDLTDRNLPVVTGDPSDEEPLQRAKIERASAVVVATKHDAQDALAILTARQLSTDARIVAAATDRENTRKLDRAGADTVISPAVLGGHLLVRSALGSDETDLIDRIMGTE